In the genome of Coregonus clupeaformis isolate EN_2021a unplaced genomic scaffold, ASM2061545v1 scaf0012, whole genome shotgun sequence, one region contains:
- the LOC121545456 gene encoding kinesin heavy chain: protein MADVTAECNIKVLCRFRPLNQSEILRGDQFIPKFQGDDSVTVGGRSYVFDRVFPTNTTQEQVYNTCAKQIVKDVLGGYNGTIFAYGQTASGKTHTMEGKLHDPNQMGIIPRIAEDIFNHIFGMDENLEFHIKVSYFEVYMDKIRDLLDVTKTNLAVHEDKNKIPYVKGCTERFVSSPDEVMDVIDEGKNNRHVAVTNMNEHSSRSHSIFLINIKQEHTETEQKLCGKLYLVDLAGSEKVSKTGAAGAVLDEAKNINKSLSALGNVISALAEGTKTHVPYRDSKMTRILQDSLGGNCRTTMFICCSPSSYNDAETKSTLMFGQRAKTIRNTASVNLELTADQWKRKYEKEKEKNKTMKETIQRLEAELNRWRNGENVPETERTTADVVRLESVEERSPMMILDNDTSSIVVRISEEERQKYEEEIRKLYKQLDDKDDEINLQCQLVEKLKEQMLGQDELLASSRGDGDKVQAELGRLQVESNCAKTEVKEVLQALEELAINYDQKSQEVEEKGLQNQLLADQLAQKMASLMELEAELSHMQEVSGQQRKRIADVLNGLMRDLSEFSTIVGNGEIKLPVEISGAIEEEFTVARLYISKIKSEVKSMVKRCRQLENLQLECHRKMEETGRELSSCQLLISQHEAKIRSLTEYMQSVELKKRMLEESHDSLSEELAKLQDPDNSLLEEKDGEKGETEEGNVKKVPRQQGESHRGLHHKQMARLRDEINEKQRIIDDLTDHNQKLQIELVQVLADFDHLKSVDSSKSERLEELSFLHERHEQTKQDLKGLEETVARELQTLHNLRKLFVQDLTSRVKKSSEMEPDDSGGSCTQKQKISFLENNLDQLTKVHKQLVRDNADLRCELPKLEKRLRSTAERVKALETALRDAKEGAMIDRRRYQQEVDRIKDAMRAKNTLRRPHAAQIAKPVRPKQLPVCSPTNPFYTHVSEPANTYSNALFQSAITEQTTVPNSQLSSIQTNIVSTALGYRAVNPTDMLESYPLNIDRNNGNTVDINDNRSDGHCSSEVEDPGRLYIIQQETAAS, encoded by the exons ATGGCCGATGTAACCGCAGAATGTAATATCAAAGTGTTGTGTCGCTTTCGCCCCCTGAATCAATCGGAGATTCTGCGTGGGGATCAATTTATCCCTAAATTTCAAGGAGATGACAGTGTCACCGTTGGG GGGCGGTCTTATGTGTTCGACCGGGTTTTTCCCACCAACACCACTCAGGAGCAGGTCTACAATACCTGTGCTAAGCAAATTGTCAAGG ATGTGCTAGGTGGATACAATGGCACTATTTTTGCATATGGACAGACCGCCTCTGGCAAGACTCACACCATGGAG GGAAAGCTGCATGACCCCAATCAGATGGGCATCATCCCCAGGATTGCAGAGGACATCTTCAACCATATCTTTGGCATGGATGAGAACTTGGAGTTCCACATTAAG GTTTCATATTTTGAAGTCTATATGGACAAAATTCGGGATCTTTTGGATG TGACCAAGACTAACCTGGCTGTTCATGAGGATAAGAACAAGATCCCATATGTAAAG GGTTGCACCGAGCGCTTTGTCTCCAGCCCTGATGAGGTCATGGATGTCATTGACGAGGGGAAGAACAACCGCCATGTAGCGGTGACCA ACATGAATGAGCACAGCTCTCGCAGTCACAGCATCTTCCTGATCAACATCAAGCAGGAGCACACGGAGACAGAGCAGAAGCTGTGTGGGAAACTCTATCTGGTGGACTTGGCTGGTAGTGAGAAG gtcagcAAAACTGGTGCTGCGGGCGCCGTACTTGATGAGGCCAAAAACATCAATAAGTCTCTGTCCGCTCTGGGCAACGTGATATCTGCTCTGGCTGAAGGGACG AAAACTCACGTGCCATACCGTGACAGCAAGATGACCCGTATTCTGCAAGACTCTCTGGGGGGAAACTGTAGGACCACCATGTTCATCTGCTGCTCCCCCTCCAGCTACAACGACGCCGAAACCAAATCCACCCTGATGTTCGGACAACG AGCTAAGACCATCAGGAACACGGCGTCCGTCAACCTGGAGCTGACGGCCGATCAGTGGAAGAGGAAGtatgagaaggagaaggagaagaacaaGACCATGAAGGAGACCATCCAGAGGCTGGAGGCTGAGCTCAACCGCTGGAGGAACG GGGAGAACGTTCCTGAGACGGAGAGGACCACTGCTGACGTGGTGCGTCTGGAGTCGGTGGAGGAGCGGAGCCCCATGATGATCCTGGACAACGACACCTCCTCCATTGTGGTGCGCATCTCCGAGGAGGAGCGTCAGAAATACGAGGAGGAGATCCGCAAGCTCTACAAGCAGCTGGACGACAAG gATGATGAGATCAACCTGCAGTGCCAGTTGGTTGAGAAACTGAAGGAACAGATGCTGGGTCAGGATGAG CTGCTGGCATCTTCTCGTGGGGATGGGGACAAGGTGCAGGCAGAACTAGGCCGTCTGCAGGTGGAGAGCAACTGTGCCAAGACAGAGGTGAAGGAGGTGCTGCAGGCCCTGGAGGAGCTGGCCATCAACTACGACCAGAAGAGCCAGGAGGTGGAGGAAAAGGGCCTGCAGAACCAGCTGCTGGCCGACCAGTTGGCCCAGAAGATG GCCAGTCTGATGGAGCTGGAGGCGGAGCTATCCCACATGCAGGAAGTGAGTGGTCAGCAGAGGAAGCGCATCGCTGACGTCCTCAATGGCCTGATGAGGGACCTAAGTGAGTTCAGCACCATTGTGGGCAACGGGGAGATCAAGCTG ccGGTGGAGATCAGCGGGGCAATCGAGGAGGAGTTCACTGTGGCCCGTCTCTACATCAGTAAGATCAAGTCGGAGGTCAAGTCCATGGTGAAGCGCTGTCGCCAGCTGGAGAACTTGCAGCTGGAGTGTCATCGCAAGATGGAGGAGACGGGCCGCGAGCTCTCCTCCTGCCAGCTCCTGATCTCACAG CATGAGGCGAAGATCCGCTCTTTGACGGAGTACATGCAGAGTGTAGAGCTGAAGAAGAGGATGCTGGAGGAGAGCCATGACTCCCTCAGCGAGGAGCTGGCCAAGCTGCAGGACCCAG ATAACTCTCTGCttgaagagaaggatggagagaagggTGAAACCGAGGAGGGTAACGTCAAG AAGGTTCCTCGGCAGCAGGGGGAGTCTCACCGTGGTCTGCACCACAAGCAGATGGCCCGTCTCCGGGATGAGATCAACGAGAAGCAGAGGATCATCGATGACCTCACTGA ccataACCAGAAGCTGCAGATTGAGTTGGTTCAGGTGCTTGCCGACTTTGACCATCTGAAGAGCGTGGACAGCAGCAAGAGCGAGCGGCTGGAGGAGCTGTC ATTTCTACATGAACGCCATGAGCAGACCAAGCAGGACctcaaagggctggaggagaccgtC GCCCGGGAGCTCCAGACCCTCCACAACCTGCGCAAGCTGTTCGTTCAAGACCTCACGTCGCGGGTTAAAAAa AGTTCTGAAATGGAACCTGATGATAGTGGGGGGTCTTGCACCCAGAAACAGAAGATTTCCTTTCTTGAGAATAACCTGGACCAGCTTACAAAGGTTCACAAACAG CTGGTTCGTGACAATGCAGATCTGCGTTGTGAGCTTCCAAAGTTGGAGAAACGTCTTCGGTCTACTGCTGAGAGAGTTAAGGCCCTGGAGACGGCACTGAGGGACGCCAAGGAGGGTGCCATGATCGACAGGCGTCGCTACCAGCAGGAAGTGGACCGCATCAAAGACGCCATGAGAGCCAAGAACACTCTGAGACGCCCCCATGCTGCACAGATCG CCAAACCAGTGCGACCGAAGCAGCTGCCAGTGTGCTCTCCTACCAACCCGTTCTACACACATGTCAGTGAGCCAGCCAACACCTACAGTAATGCCCTGTTCCAGAGCGCCATCACAGAACAGACCACCGTACCTAACTCTCAGCTCAGCTCCATCCAGACAAACAT AGTGTCCACAGCACTGGGCTACAGAGCAGTCAACCCCACAGACATGCTGGAGTCCTACCCACTCAACATAGACAGGAATAACG GAAACACCGTAGACATCAATGACAACAG GAGTGATGGGCACTGTAGCAGTGAGGTGGAGGACCCAGGCAGACTGTACATCATTCAGCAGGAGACTGCTGCAAGTTAA